The following coding sequences are from one Leishmania major strain Friedlin complete genome, chromosome 36 window:
- a CDS encoding putative kinetoplast-associated protein has translation MLRFVPRRLAIGAYSMFMIEQKNNPKLKGLSVGDRGKMTSKLYKSLSASDKAALDKRAAAWTSFRHKTQKRKVKTEKKPRSTRAPSAYASFVKANIGRFEKLPHLDRMKAVAKLWKQHNARTTK, from the coding sequence ATGCTCCGCTTTGTTCCTCGGCGGCTCGCCATCGGCGCGTATTCCATGTTCATGATTGAGCAGAAGAACAACCCGAAGCTCAAGGGCCTCTCTGTGGGCGATCGCGGGAAGATGACGTCGAAGCTGTACAAATCCCTGAGTGCGAGCGACAAGGCGGCCCTTGACAaacgcgccgctgcgtggaCCAGCTTCAGGCACAAGACTCAGAAGAGAAAAGTGAAGACGGAAAAGAAGCCGCGATCTAcgcgcgcgccgtcggcgtacGCCAGCTTTGTAAAGGCAAATATCGGCCGTTTCGAGAAGCTGCCGCACCTCGACCGCATGAAGGCTGTGGCAAAATTGTGGAAGCAGCACAACGCGCGTACCACCAAATAA